The proteins below come from a single Oncorhynchus keta strain PuntledgeMale-10-30-2019 chromosome 32, Oket_V2, whole genome shotgun sequence genomic window:
- the LOC127914389 gene encoding uncharacterized protein LOC127914389 — protein MSEGVVRKIQPFTIGTRLSVPSEAKCQEFVDVYLPKSAAPNKLELHDQMSLYMGQSQGWPGNSELPQVATQVYASTPEGHQDERVEEDRNSVSPTASSRSIRKIAICRNVETAPDVSLCDSDLATSVRSTSETIRSNHNSVHPKPPSLMVEDDLDKRSNSQSKVDSWFKRKLRDLKYGCSVLGCPLQDPEDASPTQQRDLKDIENSLIQMTRSLDIKQDGHQYETLDVETGHEGDKRKRLQQTEGNKIPSGESTVNQTWLRFQSLLRNYHEDLKLALDVSSFYQQADTIICTINRKRSVLSGSDNQGSCGQTEIYNIASQIMMLNETVSRLSDLHPTLAARVTRKQAEVQESWGLLQEGSGSEWPDLPTTLDIDVSCDEPGSLSPTRDTEHEAQRTIGKDFKEEQNRLKGFENMKDCGVPRKLTVCQVEEQPFKSYARVSCDTTSNLDDLIGRRRVERQGKDQTTHFNTCSPDCQSELGTQLQNSTTSADKTLSWLKDNLAMSTPSHHTASLCCPDVTKNLPADIDEDNVVSNTICLDLSKGEKPGSTQGQHKGGVKMEDLLGQVETLWEVLRRRHHRSMIDANSSERLNLEKDDNHETDKDRLEGRMSEYRATTENVEFWSVPEVKDLSETLEEKNRGMLTELLRCLDQDENFDHCEVEEQQSTLKLRINQLLSRCAEFSMDILDTETDMAVRCEPNSSELEGLQEQQDELERDYQVIKEEVEEIEGLASQLQVLLPEMAGALGENVHATQQAWQELGWSITENQCNLQQFRQLQDFLRAYLAMISWTEDTQTCIFSEASAQQWRLVESSVPSELDLRIEQKFDEFDKLAAAGQKLIKERHHLADIIKERTEELQSMLGWILVYWRAQKDQLGRERSGDSRRSDAPQGDATRFSQGQPQNLSSLAEHKSSERLSTKHRLMVASRFEGPQKSQPGIGHHGENFAKLVNVTPHVPLAVAVNSPSIILEEPCATVTPLGSSINLILSFDQQPPGAVCNRGQWSQGRQWNLCIG, from the exons ATGTCTGAGGGTGTCGTCAGAAAAATCCAACCCTTTACCATTGGGACCAGGCTGTCTGTCCCCTCCGAAGCCAAATGCCAGGAGTTTGTGGACGTCTATCTGCCGAAGTCTGCTGCTCCGAACAAGTTGGAGCTACACGATCAAATGTCCCTTTACATGGGCCAGTCCCAGGGGTGGCCTGGGAACTCGGAACTCCCACAAGTGGCCACCCAGGTCTACGCTTCAACACCAGAGGGACATCAGGatgagagagtggaggaggacagGAATTCTGTGTCCCCCACTGCATCCTCTAGATCCATCAGGAAGATTGCTATTTGCCGGAACGTTGAGACAGCCCCCGACGTGTCCTTGTGTGACTCTGACCTGGCCACTTCCGTTAGATCCACGTCAGAGACCATTCGAAGCAACCACAACAGTGTTCACCCAAAACCGCCATCCTTGATGGTAGAGGACGACTTGGATAAGAGGTCCAACTCTCAGTCTAAG GTGGACTCTTGGTTCAAGAGGAAGCTTCGGGATCTGAAGTATGGCTGTAGTGTCCTTGGATGTCCTTTGCAGGACCCAGAGGACGCGTCACCGACCCAACAGCGAGACCTAAAGGACATTGAGAATTCCCTCATACAGATGACGAGAAGTCTGGACATAAAACAG GATGGACATCAGTACGAGACGCTTGACGTGGAGACCGGCCACGAGGGAGACAAGAGGAAGAGACTGCAACAGACAGAAGGCAACAAAATCCCTTCTGGAGAGAGCACCGTTAACCAAAC CTGGCTGAGGTTCCAGTCACTGTTAAGAAACTATCACGAAGACCTCAAACTGGCTCTGGACGTCTCCTCCTTCTACCAACAGGCTGACACCATCATCTGCACCATCAACAGGAAG AGAAGCGTCCTGTCTGGATCTGATAACCAGGGGAGCTGCGGTCAGACAGAGATCTACAATATTGCCAGCCAAATCATG ATGCTGAACGAGACTGTTTCCCGCCTTTCGGACCTCCACCCTACCCTGGCTGCCAGAGTGACACGGAAACAGGCTGAGGTGCAGGAGAGCTGGGGCCTTCTCCAGGAGGGTAGTGG GAGCGAGTGGCCAGATTTGCCCACCACCCTTGACATAGACGTCTCCTGTGATGAACCTGGCTCACTGAGTCCAACCAGAGATACGGAACATGAGGCCCAGAGGACCATAGGAAAGGACTTCAAAGAGGAACAGAACCGTCTCAAAGGGTTCGAG AACATGAAAGATTGTGGTGTCCCCAGGAAGCTGACTGTTTGTCAAGTTGAAGAACAGCCTTTCAAAAGCTATGCCCGAGTCTCCTGTGACACCACCAGCAATCTGGATGACTTGATTGGAAGACGGCGTGTGGAGAGACAAGG AAAGGACCAGACAACCCATTTTAACACTTGTTCTCCAGATTGCCAATCAGAACTTGGTACTCAGTTGCAAAATTCTACCACATCTGCTGATAAG ACTCTGTCATGGCTGAAAGACAACCTTGCTATGTCAACCCCCAGCCACCACACAGCCAGTCTGTGTTGTCCAGATGTGACTAAAAACCTGCCAGCTGATATTGACGAGGACAATGTTGTTTCGAACACGATTTGCTTAGACCTGTCCAAGGGA GAAAAGCCAGGGTCAACCCAAGGTCAGCACAAAGGTGGTGTGAAGATGGAGGACCTCCTTGGCCAAGTGGAGACGCTATGGGAAGTTCTGAGGAGAAGACATCATAGAAGCATGATTGATGCAAACAGCTCTGAGAGGCTCAACTTGGAG AAGGATGACAATCATGAGACAGACAAGGATCGGCTCGAAGGACGCATGTCAGAATACAGGGCAACCACGGAAAACGTGGAATTCTGGAGCGTCCCAGAAGTCAAGGATCTCTCTGAGACATTGGAGGAAAAGAACAGAGGAATGCTGACAGAGCTGCTTAGGTGTCTTGACCAGGATGAAAACTTTGATCATTGTGAGGTAGAGGAACAG CAATCAACACTGAAGCTGCGCATCAACCAGCTCTTGTCCAGGTGTGCAGAGTTCAGCATGGACATTCTGGACACTGAGACAGACATGGCGGTCAGATGTGAGCCCAATAGTTCTGAACTCGAGGGACTGCAGGAGCAACAGGATGAGCtagag AGGGACTATCAGGTCATaaaagaggaggtggaggagattgAGGGACTGGCTTCGCAACTACAGGTCCTCCTACCTGAGATGGCAGGGGCTTTGGGGGAGAACGTCCATGCGACCCAGCAAGCTTGGCAGGAGTTGGGCTGGAGCATCACAGAGAACCAATGCAACCTCCAACAATTTCGGCAACTGCAAGATTTTCTTAGGGCCTACCTGGCCATGAT CTCATGGACAGAGGACACACAGACTTGCATTTTCTCAGAGGCTTCAGCCCAGCAGTGGAGATTGGTAGAATCAAGTGTTCCATCTGAGCTTGATCTGAGGATAGAGCAGAAGTTTGACGAGTTTGACAAGCTCGCTGCTGCTGGGCAGAAGCTTATCAAGGAGCGACATCACTTGGCAGATATT ATAAAGGAGAGGACTGAGGAACTGCAAAGCATGCTGGGATGGATCCTGGTGTACTGGAGGGCACAGAAAGACCAGCTAGGTCGGGAGAGGTCAGGGGATTCAAGAAGAAGTGATGCCCCTCAGGGAGACGCAACCAGATTTTCACAAGGCCAACCCCAG AATCTATCCTCTCTGGCAGAACACAAGTCCTCGGAAAGACTGTCCACAAAGCACAGGCTGATGGTGGCGAGCCGGTTTGAAGGACCACAAAAATCCCAACCGGGGATAGGTCACCATGGAGAAAACTTTGCCAAGCTGGTAAACGTCACACCACACGTCCCCTTGGCTGTGGCAGTAAACTCGCCCAGCATTATCCTTGAAGAGCCCTGTGCTACTGTCACCCCACTGGGCAGCAGCATCAACCTCATCCTCAGTTTTGACCAACAGCCACCAGGGGCAGTCTGCAACAGGGGCCAGTGGAGCCAAGGCAGGCAGTGGAACCTGTGCATAGG GTGA